A portion of the Eubacterium maltosivorans genome contains these proteins:
- a CDS encoding VirB4-like conjugal transfer ATPase, CD1110 family, producing MIKTLKNSNHQEKDKFKIPKSAQQAVPIQIIYPDGIFCIGKNKYSKTFRFTDINYAVAGREDKEAMFLEYSELLNSFDSGATTKLTINNRRLNRADFEKSILIPMKEDGLDIYRKEYNQMLLDKATGTNSMIQEKYVTVTILRKNYEEAKTYFARVATELTAHFSRLGSRCTELDAEERLHVLHDFYRTGEETGFTVDLLQTMKKGHDFRDFICPDTFEFESDAFKIGDRYGRVLFLREYASYIRDSMISELTQLNRNLMLSIDVIPVPTDEAVREVENRLLGVETNITNWQRRQNQNQNFSAVIPYDMELQRKESKEFLDDLTTRDQRMMFGLLTLVHTAKSRKQLDADTDTLLTTARKHLCQFAILRYQQQDGLNTVLPIGHRKINALRTLTTESLAVLMPFRVQEIMDTGGIYYGENAISHNLIMCNKANLLNQSAFLLGVPGSGKSFSAKELIVFLALATQDDILVCDPEREYVSLITALGGEAIRIAAGSEDHINAMDMVEGYGDGGNPIVDKSEFILSLFEQLDKKGLGAKEKSIIDRCVALVYDDYQRGGELPTLCVLREKLMEQPEPEAQELALELELFTDGSLNAFAHKTNVDTQNRMVVYDIMDLGKQLKTMGLLVITDAMINRVTENWKKGKRTHLFLDEFHVVFENEYSGAFFNSAWRRFRKRNAFPTAITQNVEYLLDSVLASTMLSNSEFIVMLNQAASDRQKLANLLNISREQLSYITNADEGCGLIRYGSSLVPFVNKFPKKTRLYRLMTTKPGEETL from the coding sequence ATGATTAAGACACTTAAAAATTCAAACCATCAGGAAAAGGATAAATTTAAAATTCCCAAAAGCGCGCAGCAGGCTGTCCCCATCCAGATCATTTATCCGGATGGGATTTTTTGTATCGGTAAAAATAAATATTCCAAGACTTTTCGGTTTACGGACATCAATTACGCTGTGGCTGGTCGGGAGGATAAGGAAGCCATGTTTTTAGAATATTCCGAACTGTTAAACAGCTTTGACAGCGGCGCGACCACCAAGCTGACCATTAACAACCGCCGCCTGAACCGGGCGGACTTTGAAAAAAGTATTCTGATCCCCATGAAAGAGGATGGACTGGACATATACCGGAAAGAGTATAACCAGATGTTACTCGACAAAGCTACCGGAACCAACAGCATGATTCAGGAAAAATATGTGACCGTGACAATACTGCGCAAAAACTATGAGGAAGCCAAAACCTATTTTGCCCGCGTGGCAACAGAGCTGACCGCCCATTTTTCCCGTCTGGGGTCACGCTGTACAGAGCTTGACGCAGAGGAAAGGCTGCACGTCCTGCATGATTTTTACCGGACAGGGGAGGAGACAGGCTTCACCGTTGATTTATTACAGACCATGAAAAAAGGCCATGACTTCCGGGATTTTATCTGTCCGGATACCTTTGAGTTTGAATCGGATGCTTTTAAAATCGGAGATCGCTATGGCCGGGTGCTGTTCCTGCGTGAATACGCATCCTATATCCGTGACAGCATGATCAGTGAGCTGACGCAGCTCAACCGAAACCTTATGCTCAGTATTGATGTGATCCCAGTGCCGACCGATGAAGCTGTGCGGGAGGTGGAAAACCGCCTGCTCGGGGTGGAGACGAATATAACGAATTGGCAGCGGAGACAGAACCAGAATCAGAACTTTTCTGCGGTCATTCCCTATGATATGGAGCTGCAGCGGAAGGAATCAAAGGAATTTCTGGACGACTTGACCACAAGGGATCAGCGCATGATGTTTGGCTTGCTCACCCTTGTACACACTGCCAAAAGCAGGAAGCAGCTCGACGCAGATACGGATACACTGCTCACCACGGCCAGAAAGCACCTCTGCCAGTTCGCGATCCTGCGCTATCAGCAGCAGGATGGTTTAAATACCGTCCTGCCCATTGGACACCGGAAGATCAATGCTCTGCGCACCCTGACCACCGAGAGCTTAGCCGTGCTGATGCCGTTCCGGGTGCAGGAGATCATGGACACAGGCGGTATCTACTATGGTGAGAACGCCATCTCCCACAATCTCATCATGTGCAACAAAGCCAATCTTTTAAACCAGTCCGCCTTTCTTTTGGGCGTGCCGGGCAGTGGGAAAAGCTTCAGCGCAAAAGAGCTGATTGTATTTCTCGCCCTCGCGACCCAGGATGACATCCTTGTGTGTGATCCAGAGCGCGAGTATGTCTCCCTGATTACAGCCCTCGGGGGTGAAGCGATCCGGATCGCGGCGGGGTCAGAGGATCATATCAATGCCATGGACATGGTGGAGGGTTACGGTGATGGTGGAAACCCCATTGTGGACAAGTCCGAGTTCATTTTATCCCTCTTTGAGCAGTTGGACAAAAAGGGACTGGGAGCAAAAGAAAAATCCATCATCGACCGCTGCGTGGCATTGGTCTATGACGATTATCAACGGGGCGGGGAGCTGCCGACCTTATGTGTGTTGCGGGAGAAGCTCATGGAGCAGCCAGAGCCGGAAGCCCAGGAGTTGGCTTTAGAGCTTGAACTTTTCACGGACGGAAGTCTGAACGCCTTTGCCCATAAAACCAACGTGGACACCCAGAACCGCATGGTGGTCTATGACATCATGGATTTAGGCAAGCAGCTCAAAACCATGGGCCTGCTCGTTATCACGGATGCCATGATCAACCGGGTCACGGAAAACTGGAAAAAGGGCAAGCGGACACATCTGTTCTTAGATGAATTTCACGTTGTTTTTGAAAATGAATACTCCGGTGCCTTTTTCAACTCTGCGTGGCGGCGTTTCCGGAAGCGTAATGCATTTCCGACCGCCATCACCCAGAACGTAGAGTACCTTTTAGACAGTGTTTTAGCCAGTACCATGTTATCGAACTCGGAGTTTATCGTCATGCTGAATCAGGCGGCTAGTGACCGCCAGAAGCTTGCCAACCTTTTGAATATCTCAAGAGAGCAGCTGAGCTATATCACCAATGCGGATGAGGGCTGTGGCTTGATAAGGTACGGGAGTTCCTTAGTGCCCTTTGTCAACAAGTTTCCGAAAAAGACCAGACTGTACAGGCTGATGACCACCAAGCCGGGAGAAGAAACCCTTTGA
- a CDS encoding lysozyme family protein: protein MLSIGKEIKTREVKKDIRVLDKAGTAAERIREATIRTKDAAECSQSPQETSANDYAVNRTSDYADRAAHGAARKIQNQSRSAAQKVKAHWADHMAESVENARAEAEPGVRNIGDEVRIKTRERVNGMVKAKGSTEPSIKALPEKEKNIRQSIYSAAKSKRAAQTGIEKATKRTIKTSDQTGRLRIKTASEARKLGKNSIRTVKASKRAIKSGRATAKTARESSRAAAKASQAAAKAAVKTSQASAKMAVKASQAATKAAITTGKLAAKVTATAAKATAAVGKALASAIAAGGWVVVLILVIIVLFGGALCLVGAGNANAVEPVSEEVQAYEPLITKYAREHGIQEYVELIKAVMMQESGGRGGDPMQCSECGYNDQYPGGITDPEYSINIGIRYLADCLHAAGVTSPMDLEHIKLGLQGYNFGAGYITWALENYGGYTQTNAQEFANLHGGSYGDVSYVPNVLRYYPFGRIPTGTGNSNIVNVAASQIGNVGGQPYWSWYGFSGRVEWCACFVSWCADQCGYIDAGIIPKFSYVPDGVAYFQSKGQWQDGSYTPKAGDIIFFTWGGDGSADHVGFVENVIDGTVNTIEGNTTDSCARRSYPLGGYMILGYGCPAY, encoded by the coding sequence GTGTTAAGCATCGGAAAAGAAATCAAGACCCGGGAGGTAAAGAAGGATATACGGGTACTCGACAAGGCCGGAACAGCTGCCGAACGGATACGGGAAGCGACCATCCGGACAAAGGATGCCGCGGAGTGCAGCCAATCGCCGCAGGAAACATCCGCAAATGACTATGCCGTCAACCGGACATCGGATTACGCAGATCGTGCGGCCCATGGAGCAGCCCGGAAGATTCAGAATCAAAGCCGCAGCGCCGCTCAGAAGGTTAAGGCCCACTGGGCAGACCATATGGCTGAATCCGTGGAAAATGCCCGCGCCGAAGCGGAACCGGGTGTCCGGAATATCGGGGATGAGGTGCGCATAAAAACCCGGGAGCGCGTAAACGGCATGGTGAAAGCCAAAGGCAGTACCGAGCCGTCGATCAAGGCCCTCCCGGAAAAAGAAAAGAATATCCGGCAGTCTATTTACTCCGCAGCCAAGAGCAAGCGGGCGGCCCAGACAGGCATTGAAAAGGCTACTAAGCGGACGATTAAAACCAGTGATCAAACGGGCAGGCTGCGCATTAAAACGGCCAGTGAAGCCCGTAAGCTGGGAAAAAACAGCATCCGGACAGTGAAAGCATCCAAAAGGGCCATCAAGTCCGGGCGGGCCACGGCAAAGACCGCCAGAGAGAGCAGCAGGGCGGCGGCAAAAGCGTCACAGGCAGCTGCCAAGGCAGCGGTTAAGACCAGTCAGGCATCGGCCAAAATGGCCGTCAAGGCTTCTCAGGCTGCGACGAAAGCAGCGATCACCACCGGAAAGCTCGCCGCCAAGGTTACGGCCACAGCCGCCAAAGCCACGGCCGCGGTGGGAAAAGCCCTTGCCAGTGCCATTGCCGCCGGGGGATGGGTGGTGGTGCTCATTCTGGTGATCATTGTGCTTTTTGGCGGGGCTTTGTGTCTGGTGGGAGCGGGTAATGCCAATGCGGTGGAGCCTGTCAGTGAAGAAGTACAGGCTTATGAACCGCTGATCACAAAGTATGCCCGTGAACATGGGATACAGGAATATGTTGAACTGATCAAAGCGGTCATGATGCAGGAATCCGGTGGCCGCGGGGGCGATCCGATGCAGTGTTCAGAGTGCGGCTATAATGACCAGTATCCCGGCGGCATCACCGACCCGGAGTATTCGATCAATATTGGCATCCGGTATCTGGCAGACTGCCTGCACGCCGCGGGGGTTACCAGTCCCATGGATTTAGAGCATATCAAACTCGGATTACAGGGCTACAATTTTGGGGCAGGCTACATCACCTGGGCTTTGGAAAATTACGGCGGCTATACCCAGACTAACGCGCAGGAGTTCGCCAATTTGCATGGCGGCAGCTATGGCGATGTGAGCTATGTGCCGAATGTTTTAAGGTATTACCCTTTTGGACGTATCCCGACAGGGACAGGCAACAGCAATATTGTCAACGTAGCGGCCAGCCAGATCGGGAATGTCGGAGGACAGCCCTACTGGAGCTGGTATGGCTTTTCTGGTCGGGTGGAATGGTGCGCTTGCTTTGTTTCATGGTGCGCGGATCAGTGCGGCTATATCGACGCAGGGATCATTCCAAAGTTTTCCTATGTCCCGGACGGCGTAGCCTATTTTCAATCAAAAGGCCAATGGCAGGACGGGAGTTATACCCCAAAGGCCGGGGATATTATTTTCTTCACATGGGGTGGCGACGGCAGCGCGGATCACGTCGGTTTTGTTGAGAATGTGATAGACGGCACCGTGAACACCATTGAGGGAAACACCACAGACAGCTGCGCAAGAAGGAGTTACCCCCTCGGGGGCTACATGATTCTGGGGTACGGCTGCCCCGCTTATTGA